Proteins encoded together in one bacterium window:
- a CDS encoding HigA family addiction module antitoxin has translation MIRVPTHRRPTHPGEMLREEFLEPMGLTQRELADSIHVPYQRVNDIVNGRRGVTPSTALRLAKFFGMSADFWMNVQMRWDLYFAQREERAVLRGIRPHAGTA, from the coding sequence ATGATCCGCGTACCGACGCACCGACGACCGACACATCCCGGTGAGATGCTGCGGGAGGAGTTTCTTGAGCCGATGGGGCTGACCCAGCGGGAACTGGCGGACAGCATTCATGTGCCGTATCAGCGCGTCAACGACATCGTCAATGGTCGCCGGGGCGTCACGCCCAGCACGGCGCTGCGCCTGGCCAAGTTCTTCGGCATGTCCGCGGACTTCTGGATGAACGTACAGATGCGCTGGGACCTGTACTTCGCCCAACGCGAGGAGCGCGCGGTCCTGCGGGGCATCCGTCCGCACGCCGGCACCGCCTGA
- a CDS encoding type II toxin-antitoxin system RelE/ParE family toxin, which translates to MILSFRTAGTEDVFNGRDTREARRTCPVTLWRGAARKLDQIDSAVVLNDLRVPPGNHLEALAGDRAGQHSIRINERYRICFTWTAAGAALVEIVDYH; encoded by the coding sequence ATGATCTTGTCCTTCAGGACGGCGGGGACTGAGGACGTCTTCAACGGCAGGGACACCCGTGAGGCCCGCCGGACGTGCCCGGTGACGTTGTGGCGAGGCGCTGCCCGCAAGCTCGACCAGATCGATTCCGCCGTTGTGCTGAACGATCTCCGGGTGCCTCCGGGCAATCACCTGGAGGCCCTCGCCGGCGACCGCGCAGGACAACACAGCATCCGCATCAATGAGCGGTACCGGATCTGCTTCACATGGACCGCGGCGGGGGCTGCCCTGGTCGAGATCGTGGACTACCACTAG
- a CDS encoding NAD(P)/FAD-dependent oxidoreductase: protein MPQHDAIIIGGGHNGLACGAYLAKAGLSVLVLERREVLGGCCPTEDFPGLPGFRINRGGVDHQHICSGPVPRELALDKHGLEYLWHEPLWFFPYPDGTSWLVWRDVDRTCEELATFAPAEVESYRRWHGWWEQALHMLEPFDLVPPPSLADMMLSTETAEMQELWRALLTPPTVFIERFFVDERLKGAMAWWAVQTGTPPTKPGSTLAMSLQSGSHLSGSARPKGGSGALSQALAHVITSAGGQVLTGQHVERIVVQGNRAQAVVTATGETFAARRCIVSSLDARRVFLKLVPEEHVPSGLLGRVRQVSVASASLFKVDLALSERPEFTGYGARPEQTLASPIIAPSLQYVYDGWLDIQAGRPSREPGLWCACTTALDPSLAPEGQHTLWLSQFAPYELAGGQSWDDVRERVADQVVDTFCRYAPNVRDAILGRLVTTPLDWERLTDNPRGCAWHVDMEIHQAWGLRPLPELSQYRTPVQGLYLTGSGVHPGGGITGMPGRNAAHQVLRDLGHRVRGQSLVALVRGYWKLWQSFQRFRKMTE from the coding sequence ATGCCTCAACACGACGCCATCATCATCGGCGGCGGCCACAATGGCCTTGCCTGCGGAGCGTATCTTGCGAAGGCGGGGCTGAGTGTGCTCGTGCTGGAGCGCCGCGAGGTGCTTGGCGGGTGTTGCCCCACCGAGGACTTCCCCGGCCTGCCCGGCTTCCGCATCAACCGCGGCGGCGTGGACCACCAGCATATCTGCTCGGGGCCGGTGCCCAGGGAGCTGGCGCTGGACAAGCACGGGCTGGAGTACCTGTGGCACGAGCCACTGTGGTTCTTTCCCTACCCGGACGGGACAAGCTGGCTGGTGTGGCGGGATGTGGACCGGACGTGCGAGGAGCTGGCGACCTTCGCGCCCGCGGAGGTGGAGAGCTACCGGCGCTGGCATGGGTGGTGGGAGCAGGCACTGCACATGCTCGAACCGTTCGACCTCGTCCCCCCGCCCTCGCTGGCCGACATGATGCTCTCGACCGAGACGGCCGAGATGCAGGAGCTGTGGCGGGCGCTGCTGACGCCCCCTACTGTCTTCATTGAGCGCTTCTTTGTCGACGAGCGGCTCAAGGGCGCGATGGCGTGGTGGGCGGTGCAGACGGGGACGCCGCCGACCAAGCCCGGCTCGACGCTCGCGATGAGTCTGCAGTCCGGCAGCCACCTGTCAGGCAGCGCGCGGCCAAAGGGCGGCTCGGGGGCGCTCAGCCAGGCCCTGGCCCATGTCATCACCTCGGCGGGCGGGCAGGTGCTCACCGGGCAGCACGTCGAGCGGATCGTGGTGCAGGGCAACCGGGCGCAGGCGGTCGTCACTGCCACGGGCGAGACGTTCGCGGCCCGCCGGTGCATCGTCTCCTCGCTGGATGCCCGGCGGGTGTTCCTGAAGCTGGTTCCCGAAGAGCACGTGCCCTCAGGTCTCCTCGGGCGGGTGCGGCAGGTCAGCGTCGCCAGTGCCTCGCTGTTCAAGGTGGACCTGGCGCTGTCGGAGCGGCCGGAGTTCACCGGCTACGGCGCGCGCCCCGAGCAGACCCTCGCCTCGCCCATCATCGCCCCCTCGCTGCAGTACGTGTACGACGGCTGGCTAGACATACAGGCAGGCAGGCCGTCGCGCGAGCCGGGGCTGTGGTGCGCCTGCACCACGGCGCTGGACCCGTCGCTGGCCCCCGAGGGCCAGCATACGCTGTGGCTGTCGCAGTTCGCGCCGTACGAGCTGGCGGGCGGGCAGAGCTGGGACGACGTGCGAGAGCGCGTCGCCGACCAGGTGGTGGACACGTTCTGCCGGTACGCGCCCAACGTGCGGGACGCGATCCTGGGGCGGCTGGTGACGACGCCGCTGGACTGGGAGCGGCTGACGGACAACCCGCGCGGCTGCGCGTGGCATGTGGACATGGAGATTCACCAGGCCTGGGGCCTGCGACCGCTCCCGGAGCTGTCGCAGTACCGCACGCCGGTGCAGGGCCTGTACCTGACCGGCAGCGGCGTCCATCCGGGCGGGGGCATCACCGGCATGCCGGGGCGCAACGCGGCTCACCAAGTGCTGCGCGACCTGGGCCACCGGGTGCGTGGACAAAGCCTGGTGGCGCTGGTGCGGGGCTACTGGAAGCTGTGGCAGTCGTTCCAGCGCTTCCGCAAGATGACGGAGTAG